The Aliiroseovarius pelagivivens genome contains a region encoding:
- a CDS encoding acyl-CoA dehydrogenase, whose translation MADLAPQSRPELSSFNWEDPFLLEDQLNEDERMIRDAAKAYCAEKLAPRVTEAYATETTDPEIFAEMGEMGLLGTTIPEEYGGIGAGYVTYGLVAREVEGIDSGYRSMMSVQSSLVMYPIYAYGSEEQRNKYLPKLASGEWIGCFGLTEPDAGSDPGSMKTTAKKVDGGYVLNGSKMWISNAPIADVFVVWAKSDAHGGKIRGFVLEKGMKGLSAPKIENKLSLRASITGEIVLDGVEVSEDALLPNVEGLKGPFGCLNRARYGIAWGAMGAAESCWHASRQYGLDRKQFGKPLAQTQLFQLKLANMQTEISLGLQAALRVGRLMDEAKAAPEMVSIIKRNNCGKALEIARHARDMHGGNGISLEFNVIRHMVNLETVNTYEGTHDVHALILGRAQTDLQAFF comes from the coding sequence ATGGCCGATCTTGCCCCTCAATCCCGCCCTGAACTGTCCAGCTTTAACTGGGAAGACCCGTTCCTGCTGGAAGACCAGTTGAATGAAGACGAGCGTATGATCCGCGACGCGGCCAAGGCCTATTGCGCCGAGAAGCTGGCCCCGCGCGTCACTGAAGCATACGCAACCGAGACCACCGACCCGGAAATCTTCGCCGAGATGGGCGAGATGGGCCTGCTGGGCACCACCATTCCCGAGGAATACGGCGGCATCGGTGCCGGTTACGTGACCTATGGTCTGGTTGCCCGCGAAGTGGAAGGCATCGACAGCGGCTATCGCTCGATGATGTCGGTGCAGTCGTCGTTGGTGATGTACCCGATCTACGCCTATGGCTCGGAAGAGCAGCGTAACAAGTACCTGCCGAAGTTGGCCTCGGGCGAGTGGATCGGTTGTTTCGGTCTGACCGAACCCGATGCGGGTTCGGATCCCGGAAGCATGAAAACCACGGCCAAGAAGGTCGATGGCGGCTATGTGCTGAACGGATCGAAAATGTGGATCTCGAACGCGCCGATTGCGGATGTCTTCGTTGTTTGGGCCAAGTCGGATGCCCATGGCGGCAAGATCCGTGGCTTCGTGTTGGAAAAAGGCATGAAAGGCCTGTCCGCGCCGAAAATCGAAAACAAGCTGAGCCTGCGTGCGTCCATCACCGGCGAGATCGTTCTGGACGGCGTGGAAGTGTCGGAAGATGCGCTGCTGCCCAACGTGGAAGGCTTGAAAGGCCCGTTCGGCTGTCTGAACCGTGCGCGTTATGGCATCGCTTGGGGCGCCATGGGTGCTGCTGAAAGCTGCTGGCACGCCTCGCGTCAGTACGGTCTGGACCGTAAACAGTTCGGCAAGCCGCTGGCACAAACCCAACTGTTCCAGCTGAAACTCGCCAACATGCAGACCGAGATCTCACTGGGCCTGCAAGCCGCGCTGCGCGTTGGTCGCCTGATGGACGAAGCCAAAGCCGCGCCCGAGATGGTCTCGATCATCAAGCGCAACAACTGCGGCAAGGCACTGGAAATTGCCCGACACGCCCGTGACATGCACGGTGGCAACGGTATCTCGCTGGAATTCAACGTGATCCGCCACATGGTGAATCTGGAAACAGTGAACACCTATGAAGGCACCCACGACGTCCACGCCCTGATCCTTGGTCGCGCACAGACCGACCTGCAGGCGTTCTTCTGA
- the gabT gene encoding 4-aminobutyrate--2-oxoglutarate transaminase, with translation MSNTEALMTRRADAVANGVATRGIYAARAENAELWDVDGKRFIDFAAGIAVNNTGHRHPKVMAAVAEQAEAFTHTCFHVAPYEGYISLAERLNAATPGDFAKKTMMVTTGAEAVENAVKMARAYTGRSGVIAFSGAFHGRTLMGMALCGKVNPYKKAFGAMPPEVLHAPFPNAFHGVSVEQSLAVLDNMLKSSIDPERVAAMIIEPVQGEGGFNIAPPEFLKAIRALCDEHGIVLIADEVQAGIARTGKMFAFDHAGVAADLVTMAKGLAGGFPLSAVTGRAEIVDAAPAGGIGGTYAGNPLAVAAAHAVLDVIDEEKLCDRATEIGEKINARLTDIAARQGMEAIGDVRGLGAMVAFELVTDRETNAPDAALTMAIVAEAEKRGLIILPCGTRGNAVRLLPPLTVPADQLDEALDILEASIEASINAKGA, from the coding sequence ATGTCGAATACAGAAGCTCTTATGACCCGCCGCGCGGATGCGGTGGCAAACGGTGTCGCTACCCGTGGCATCTATGCCGCGCGCGCCGAGAACGCAGAATTGTGGGATGTTGATGGCAAACGCTTCATCGATTTCGCCGCAGGGATCGCGGTGAACAACACAGGTCATCGCCATCCGAAGGTGATGGCTGCCGTGGCCGAACAGGCCGAGGCCTTCACCCACACCTGTTTCCACGTTGCCCCCTATGAGGGGTACATATCGCTGGCCGAGCGTTTGAATGCCGCCACGCCGGGTGATTTCGCCAAGAAGACCATGATGGTCACCACCGGCGCTGAAGCGGTCGAGAACGCCGTGAAGATGGCCCGTGCCTACACCGGCCGTTCGGGCGTGATTGCATTCTCGGGCGCTTTCCACGGCCGCACCCTGATGGGGATGGCGCTGTGCGGCAAGGTGAACCCTTATAAGAAAGCCTTTGGCGCCATGCCGCCCGAAGTGCTGCACGCCCCGTTCCCGAATGCCTTCCACGGCGTTTCGGTCGAACAGTCGCTGGCGGTACTGGACAACATGCTGAAAAGCTCGATCGACCCCGAGCGTGTTGCCGCGATGATCATCGAGCCCGTTCAGGGCGAGGGCGGCTTCAATATCGCGCCGCCTGAGTTCCTGAAAGCGATCCGCGCCCTCTGTGACGAACACGGCATTGTCCTGATCGCGGACGAAGTTCAGGCAGGCATTGCGCGGACCGGCAAAATGTTTGCCTTCGATCATGCTGGTGTCGCTGCCGATCTGGTGACCATGGCAAAGGGTCTGGCCGGGGGCTTCCCGCTCTCAGCTGTCACTGGCCGGGCCGAGATCGTCGATGCCGCCCCAGCGGGTGGCATCGGCGGTACTTATGCCGGTAACCCGCTGGCTGTCGCTGCCGCGCACGCCGTTCTGGACGTGATCGACGAAGAAAAGCTGTGTGATCGCGCCACCGAGATTGGTGAGAAGATCAATGCACGCCTGACCGATATTGCGGCCCGTCAGGGCATGGAAGCCATCGGTGATGTGCGCGGCTTGGGCGCGATGGTGGCCTTTGAACTGGTCACCGACCGCGAAACCAATGCACCGGATGCAGCGCTGACCATGGCGATTGTGGCCGAGGCTGAAAAGCGCGGTCTGATCATCCTGCCGTGCGGCACCCGTGGCAACGCCGTGCGCCTGTTGCCGCCCCTGACTGTTCCGGCTGATCAGCTGGACGAAGCCCTTGATATTCTGGAAGCTTCCATCGAAGCCTCCATCAACGCGAAAGGAGCCTGA
- a CDS encoding cupin domain-containing protein, with product MHDEFDVGTRLKELRQQFGLSQRQLAEAAGVPHGQISMIERNHSSPSVASLRKILGGFHMSMSEFFEPEAPATQQVFFTPSELRDLTSALYQDNEAAQRMITIKQVGDAKAHGLQVLQEFYEPGADTGETMIEHEANEGGIVIEGELEITVGEETRVLKTGDSYLFNSREPHRFRNISDRPARVISACTPPYL from the coding sequence ATGCATGATGAGTTTGACGTAGGCACCCGGCTGAAAGAGCTGAGACAGCAATTTGGCTTGTCTCAAAGGCAGTTGGCCGAAGCTGCGGGGGTCCCCCATGGCCAGATTTCCATGATCGAGCGGAACCATTCGTCGCCATCAGTCGCAAGCTTGCGCAAGATATTGGGCGGCTTCCACATGTCCATGTCGGAGTTTTTCGAACCTGAAGCACCCGCCACCCAGCAGGTTTTCTTCACACCGAGCGAACTGCGCGACCTGACATCCGCACTATATCAGGACAACGAAGCGGCCCAACGCATGATCACCATCAAACAGGTGGGCGACGCCAAAGCGCACGGGCTGCAGGTGCTGCAAGAATTCTATGAACCCGGCGCTGACACCGGCGAAACCATGATCGAACACGAGGCCAACGAAGGCGGCATCGTGATCGAGGGCGAGCTGGAAATCACCGTGGGCGAGGAAACCCGCGTGCTGAAAACCGGCGATTCCTATCTGTTCAACTCGCGCGAGCCACATCGGTTCCGCAACATCTCGGACCGGCCGGCACGCGTCATCTCGGCCTGCACCCCCCCATATCTATAG